In the genome of Desulfonauticus submarinus, the window ATTCTTGTTTTATAAGATTTTTTGTTCTAAATTCATCATATAACTTTGTACCTGGAAAAAGATGTAAAATATAAAAAATAGAATTAATGGGTTTTATCTTTTCAATTAAGTTTAGAGTTTCCTCAATTGTTTGTTCATTTTCCCCAGGAGATCCATAGATAAAATATGCTCTGGGCAATATGCTATATTTTTTACATAAATAAAAAGATTTAACAGCATCCTCTTCTTTAATATGTTTATTAAAAATATTCCGAATTTTTAAAGAGCCGCTCTCCAAACCAAAACTAATTTGAATACACCCAGCCTTTCGCATTGCCTTTACTATTTCTTCATCTAAGGCATCTACCCTAGAGATAGCAAACCAATTTATAGGCAACTTTTCCTTACATATTCTTTCGCATACCTCTAACACATACTCCTTTTTAAAAGTAAAAGTGTCATCTGAAACATAAAAAAAATTTACTCCCTTAGAGTATAACAGTTTTAATTGTTCTACAAAATATGCAGGCGAGTGAAAGCGACACCTTCTTTGCCAAAAACGAGGAGAAGCACAAAAAGAACAGTTATAAGGACATCCTCTACTTAATAGGACATGATTATAAGTAAAATATTTAGCAGGGTTGGGTAAGGAATCTAAATCAGAAATAAACCCTCTTGAAGGGGTAAAAATGACCTCATCCTTTTGTCTAAAAGCCAAACCTTTTATTTGTTCTATATTTCTATCTTTACTTTGAAGACAATTTACCAGTTCCAATAAAGTTATTTCTCCCTCCCCACAAACCACATAGTCCAATTCTTTACAATATGTTAAGAAATCTTCTGCCATAAAGGTAGCAGCTACCCCGCCAAAAATTGTAATAATTTGTCTATTAATATGTTTAATCCATTTAACCCCTTTTAAGGCATTAACCCTATTAGCATTAAATACAGAAAAGCCAACTACATCAGGTTTCTCCTCTTGAATTAATTGGCAAAAATATTCTTTGGAATAAGAGACATTATGTCCATTAATTAAAGATACTTTATGTCCATTTTCCAATAAATAAGACGCAATATAATATAGGCCAATTGGCATTATAGTATGGTCTTCATCTCCTGGCCTATCATAAAAACAAGGGGGGTAAATTAAAATTACTCTCATACATAAATTCTATTGTTTTGTCCCAAAACACAAAAAACTTCATAAGAAATAGTATTCCACCACTCTGCCAGTTCTTCTGGCAAAATGCTAACATTTCTCCCACCCAATAAATATGCCATATCGCCTCTCTCTATAGATTGAATTCCTGTTATGTCCACAGCCATCATCTGCATGCATACCCTACCAATTATCGGACATCTTTTATCCTTTATTACTACCCATCCTTTATTTGAAAGAGACCTAGAATAATTATCTGCATATCCCACTGCGACTATGCCTACTTTCATATCACTAGGCGCTCTAAAAGTTCGACCATAACTAATGGTTTCACCCTTGGATAAAGAGCGGACATTAACAAGAGGAGCTCTTACTTTCATAGCTGGTCTAAGGGAAACTCCTTTTTCTTGCCAATTAGTGCCCCAAAAAGGATTTCCTCCATATAACGCAATACCAGGCCT includes:
- a CDS encoding B12-binding domain-containing radical SAM protein, which produces MRVILIYPPCFYDRPGDEDHTIMPIGLYYIASYLLENGHKVSLINGHNVSYSKEYFCQLIQEEKPDVVGFSVFNANRVNALKGVKWIKHINRQIITIFGGVAATFMAEDFLTYCKELDYVVCGEGEITLLELVNCLQSKDRNIEQIKGLAFRQKDEVIFTPSRGFISDLDSLPNPAKYFTYNHVLLSRGCPYNCSFCASPRFWQRRCRFHSPAYFVEQLKLLYSKGVNFFYVSDDTFTFKKEYVLEVCERICKEKLPINWFAISRVDALDEEIVKAMRKAGCIQISFGLESGSLKIRNIFNKHIKEEDAVKSFYLCKKYSILPRAYFIYGSPGENEQTIEETLNLIEKIKPINSIFYILHLFPGTKLYDEFRTKNLIKQESLNKNPEDILYFELDPNLTKTDILRFGKKLRNYFYSNLPRYVLDMELSSDKEFYLHHADFLSRLAMTFSHGDFAQNKYLKNQEEVAWELFVRSLKFSITERAFLGLGILAQKRGDYKSSISILQKGLKYFPKSKHLKMCLGVSYLNCGDKKNAKECFKPFVHIDPKAKDYLRECR